In one Tepidibacillus fermentans genomic region, the following are encoded:
- a CDS encoding Na+/H+ antiporter NhaC family protein produces MSSWTALVPFLLVIPISIFTKQVIPGLFVGLLAGSYLMDPSLLGGLRKFLYYLVHNLVQTNNIRIIIFLYVFAGLVSMIKLTGGIKGFVHLVSKKVKTKRSAFMLTWLSTIGTFSDPDFRIVTIAPIMKALKQRLKLSSQELGFAIEATSNPVVALIPIATAFVGYMVSVIQLSLEKVGIHDKPYTVYVKSIPFNFFSIVMILVGIYYSFFKHSKETKMVNTGENPQADQGEEALDACYRAYEKETPIKPWNLILPLATVLTLTLFLSWWDGHFKTKSFFDAFIQSDALGVMLEGLFITLILTIVFFLFQKFKFNDLLTHFVKGGNELMSVIILLALIWGVSDVSEALGFSKFIIAHIGSWIPHYLIAPALFLIGAIISYFIGSSWGTWGLLMPLGVTLAHTSGTNILLAVGAVFSSGTFGAFASPLSDNTNTLCTILDLPIIEYSRYKLVPSLVAASMTTILFGVASFLFR; encoded by the coding sequence ATGTCATCTTGGACAGCGTTGGTACCATTCTTACTAGTTATTCCTATTTCTATTTTTACAAAGCAAGTGATTCCAGGACTGTTTGTCGGGCTACTTGCAGGAAGTTATTTAATGGACCCCAGTCTACTGGGTGGGTTAAGAAAATTTTTATATTATCTTGTACATAATTTGGTCCAAACGAATAATATAAGAATTATCATCTTTTTATATGTGTTTGCTGGACTAGTGAGTATGATTAAGTTAACTGGCGGAATCAAAGGATTCGTTCATCTCGTTAGTAAAAAAGTAAAAACGAAACGTTCTGCTTTTATGCTGACATGGCTATCGACGATTGGAACATTTAGTGATCCAGATTTTCGCATTGTTACGATTGCTCCGATCATGAAAGCATTAAAACAAAGATTAAAATTATCATCGCAAGAACTAGGTTTTGCAATCGAAGCAACTTCTAATCCTGTTGTAGCATTGATCCCCATAGCAACGGCGTTTGTAGGTTATATGGTCTCTGTGATTCAACTTTCTTTAGAAAAAGTTGGGATACATGATAAACCCTACACAGTATATGTAAAAAGCATTCCTTTTAATTTTTTCTCTATTGTCATGATTTTAGTTGGAATCTATTATAGCTTTTTTAAACATTCAAAAGAAACAAAGATGGTAAATACGGGGGAAAATCCTCAAGCTGATCAAGGAGAAGAAGCATTAGATGCCTGCTATCGTGCTTACGAAAAGGAAACTCCGATTAAACCTTGGAATTTAATTTTACCCTTAGCGACTGTTTTAACATTAACCTTGTTCTTAAGTTGGTGGGATGGACATTTTAAAACAAAAAGTTTTTTTGATGCGTTTATTCAAAGTGATGCTCTGGGTGTTATGTTGGAAGGATTATTTATTACTCTTATCTTAACGATTGTTTTTTTCTTGTTTCAGAAGTTTAAGTTCAACGACCTCTTGACTCATTTTGTTAAGGGGGGGAACGAATTGATGTCCGTGATAATCTTACTAGCACTCATTTGGGGAGTATCTGATGTTTCTGAAGCATTAGGTTTTTCGAAATTCATCATTGCGCATATTGGCAGTTGGATTCCTCATTATTTAATTGCCCCTGCTTTGTTCTTGATTGGAGCTATTATTTCCTATTTCATCGGTTCATCATGGGGAACGTGGGGATTATTGATGCCTCTAGGTGTAACATTGGCTCATACCTCTGGTACTAACATTCTATTAGCAGTAGGAGCTGTCTTCTCAAGTGGAACATTTGGGGCATTTGCTTCACCATTAAGTGATAATACAAATACATTGTGTACGATTTTAGACTTACCGATTATCGAGTATTCCCGCTATAAGTTAGTTCCTTCATTAGTGGCAGCAAGTATGACGACCATACTTTTTGGAGTAGCGTCATTTTTGTTTAGATAG